One Triplophysa rosa linkage group LG21, Trosa_1v2, whole genome shotgun sequence DNA segment encodes these proteins:
- the lad1 gene encoding ladinin-1 yields MSISRKNWSALSTLTRQWTVEDEEEVEREKRRKERGSSTTVDPDESPDKEAEPHTSSVSGSADVGESGENSGGGLDQLQMDFVEMLRVRDERRRVRLVETLRKNKEGEGGTMEDSLDGETHVELTGEKRDEGHREKVQRCVEALMSPEPSVNPEKNEKSENASNQNSTSVTPTKSSRKFVSSLSISFDKSPSSPPATSRGVSPLSPKSPPSQHPEGSPYSPFSPTHSDTLSPTLNGNTEGQENGTPSNFEPATKPAFTRQSSRTISFRMMRKKEEDSMPLQRSASVRIATKTFESNKSPDQEDEQKSPFQRNSRQRISSRSIQEKMERLAQASQKWEMAKSPTLLKTGCLADEVSRKRELFEKEEEKSHIFSTQFQDFRNFSSGISGRINQWVQNKTFTLSHSPSDLRHVNISSKKSLFEKGAEQEHK; encoded by the exons ATGTCCATTAGCCGGAAAAACTGGTCCGCTTTATCAAC GCTGACCCGACAGTGGACTGTGGAGGATGAGGAAGAAGTGGAAAGAGAGAAGCGGAGGAAGGAACGGGGCTCCAGCACCACTGTCGACCCGGATGAGAGTCCCGACAAAGAGGCAGAACCACACACCAGTAG TGTTAGCGGATCAGCTGATGTTGGTGAATCCGGTGAGAACTCAGGAGGAGGTCTGGACCAGCTGCAGATGGACTTTGTGGAGATGTTGCGGGTCCGTGATGAGCGGCGGCGGGTGAGGCTGGTGGAGACTCTGAGGAAGAACAAGGAGGGAGAAGGTGGGACCATGGAGGACAGCTTAGATGGGGAGACCCACGTGGAGCTGACGGGAGAGAAACGGGACGAGGGGCACAGAGAGAAGGTTCAGCGCTGCGTAGAGGCCCTCATGTCACCAGAACCCTCTGTTAACCCAGAGAAGAATGAGAAG TCAGAAAATGCAAGCAACCAAAATTCAACATCAGTGACTCCCACAAAATCATCCCGGAAGTTTGTGAG ctctctctccatctccttTGATAAGAGTCCCTCATCACCCCCGGCAACCAGCAGAGGGGTTTCTCCTCTGAGCCCCAAGTCTCCGCCCTCTCAGCATCCAGAGGGGTCACCTTACAGCCCATTCAGTCCCACCCACTCAGACACTCTGAGCCCTACACTAAATGGAAACACAGAG GGACAAGAAAATGGCACACCAAGCAATTTCGAACCAGCCACAAAACCTGCGTTTACACGGCAGAGCTCCAGAACCATCTCATTTAGG ATGATGAGGAAGAAGGAGGAAGACAGCATGCCGCTACAGAGAAG CGCAAGTGTGCGGATTGCAACGAAGACCTTTGAATCCAATAAG AGTCCCGACCAAGAGGATGAACAGAAGTCCCCATTTCAGAGAAA CTCACGACAAAGAATATCATCCCGCTCCATCCAGGAGAAAATGGAAAGACTTGCTCAAGCGTCACAG AAATGGGAGATGGCCAAATCTCCAACGCTTCTCAAGACTGGGTGTTTAGCAGACGAGGTGTCACGGAAGAGGGAGCTGTTTGAAAAAGAAGAAGAGAAAAGCCACATCTTCTCCACACAG TTTCAGGACTTCCGCAATTTTTCTTCTGGAATTTCTGGTCGAATAAATCAATGGGTTcagaataaaacatttaccTTGTCACATAGCCCTTCG
- the phlda3 gene encoding pleckstrin homology-like domain family A member 3 has product MSQTKVMKDGYLEKRSNGLLQLWKKKRCVLTEDGIRLYDCKGEKGKEMRFERMGTLDCVEYTRGLVYFTIVMSDGKEIDFRCQQEGTAWNAEIALALVRFKNRVAVQTGRNRHMSHLGSCGEGDVEL; this is encoded by the coding sequence ATGAGCCAGACTAAAGTCATGAAGGACGGCTATTTGGAGAAGAGGAGCAATGGACTTCTACAGCTGTGGAAGAAGAAGCGCTGCGTTCTGACGGAGGACGGAATCCGTCTGTACGACTGCAAAGGCGAGAAGGGTAAAGAGATGCGCTTCGAGCGGATGGGCACGCTGGATTGCGTGGAGTACACGCGGGGTCTGGTGTACTTCACCATCGTGATGAGCGACGGCAAAGAGATCGACTTCAGGTGCCAGCAGGAGGGAACGGCGTGGAACGCGGAGATCGCGCTCGCGCTGGTGCGCTTCAAAAACCGCGTCGCCGTTCAGACCGGCAGGAACAGACATATGTCACATCTGGGAAGCTGCGGGGAGGGAGACGTCGAGCTTTGA
- the csrp1a gene encoding cysteine and glycine-rich protein 1a yields MPLGGGNKCGCCQKTVYFAEEVQCEGRSFHRSCFLCMVCRKNLDSTTVATHENEIYCKACYGKKYGPKGYGYGGGAGTLSMDKGESLGIKPQDTQQHQPTNNPNTSKFAQKLGGSDVCPRCSKAVYAAEKVIGAGNAWHRECFRCAKCGKGLESTTLADKDGEIFCKGCYAKHFGPKGFGYGQGAGALSHTQYNSQTPHIP; encoded by the exons ATGCCTCTCGGAGGGGGAAACAAATGTGGCTGCTGTCAGAAAACCGTGTACTTTGCAGAGGAAGTGCAGTGTGAAGGGCGAAGCTTCCACAGATCCTGCTTCCTGTGCA TGGTGTGCAGGAAAAATCTCGACAGCACGACTGTGGCCACGCATGAGAACGAGATCTATTGCAAAGCCTGTTACGGCAAAAAATACGGGCCCAAGGGCTACGGGTACGGCGGCGGTGCTGGAACTCTGAGCATGGACAAAGGAGAGTCGCTGGGCATTAAACCACAAGA CACTCAGCAGCACCAGCCGACCAACAACCCCAACACATCCAAGTTTGCCCAAAAGTTGGGTGGCTCTGATGTTTGTCCACGATGCAGTAAGGCAGTTTACGCTGCTGAAAAAGTCATAGGGGCCGGAAAT GCATGGCACAGGGAATGTTTCCGATGTGCTAAGTGCGGTAAGGGGCTCGAGTCCACAACTTTAGCCGACAAGGATGGAGAAATTTTCTGCAAAG GTTGCTATGCCAAACATTTTGGACCAAAGGGTTTTGGATACGGTCAAGGGGCTGGTGCGCTGTCACACACTCAATATAACAGCCAAACACCGCACATTCCTTAA